A single window of Colletotrichum destructivum chromosome 9, complete sequence DNA harbors:
- a CDS encoding Putative mitochondrial outer membrane translocase complex, subunit Tom70, malT-like TPR region encodes MSNPLPSVPPMASPPTVIPVDSSSGLWDRITTWASDNKAVVYTAAGVAVVATGAGVIYFLNSDSKKDSTPKLSKKERRKRKEAERKAAADAEKQPTPAEAAAPTQPKAAAVETADELPEIDETTVASFTADQREQYAAKLKDVGNQAYGSKDYNKAIDLYSKAILCKANPIFYSNRAACYNALGNWDKVVEDTTAAINLDPEYVKALNRRANAYEHLKMYGEALLDFTASCIIDSFKNESSAQSVERLLKKFAEQKAQEMMASRPNKLPSHTFVGNYLQSFRVKPLPAGLEDSVVLSEETGKGQLQLGLRALEKKTGDGYEEARAAFEKALELGDLGEFEALAYNLRGTFSCLLGKHDDAMTDLTKSIELDPSMTQSYIKRASMNLELGAPEKASMDFEKAMEQNSEDPDIYYHRAQLHFIKGEFSDAAKDYQKSIDLDRDFIFSHIQLGVTQYKMGSIASSMSTFRRCIKNFKEVPDVYNYYGELLLDQGNFQEAIEKFDSAIDMESKTKPMAMNVLPLINKALTLFQWKQDFGEAEKLCQKALIIDPECDIAVATMAQLLLQQGKVTDALKYFERAAELARTEGEIVNALSYAEATRTQLQVQEKYPKLAAKLQGIGPGGMPR; translated from the exons ATGTCGAATCCCCTGCCGTCCGTGCCTCCCATGGCCAGTCCCCCGACTGTCATTCCCGTTGATTCGTCTTCTGGCCTTTGGGATCGCATCACGACCTGGGCCTCGGACAACAAGGCCGTTGTCTacactgctgctggtgttgctGTCGTCGCCACTGGTGCCGGCGTTATCTACTTCCTCAACAGCGACTCC AAGAAGGATTCCACACCAAAGCTgagcaagaaggagagaaggaaaagaaaggaggCCGAACGAAAGGCCGCGGCAGACGCAGAAAAGCAGCCCACACCTGCAGAGGCTGCTGCCCCAACGCAACCCAAGGCTGCTGCCGTCGAGACCGCCGATGAACTTCCCGAGATCGATGAAACCACTGTCGCAAGCTTCACGGCCGACCAGCGAGAGCAGTACGCCGCCAAGTTGAAGGATGTCGGCAACCAGGCATATGGCAGCAAGGATTACAACAAGGCTATTGACCTCTACTCCAAGGCCATTCTCTGCAAGGCAAACCCCATCTTCTACTCTAACCGTGCCGCCTGCTACAATGCTCTGGGCAACTGGGACAAGGTCGTCGAAGACAcgaccgccgccatcaaccTCGACCCTGAATACGTCAAGGCCCTGAACCGCCGCGCCAACGCCTATGAACACCTGAAGATGTACGGCGAGGCTCTCCTCGACTTCACCGCCTCTTGCATCATCGACAGCTTCAAGAATGAGAGCAGTGCGCAGTCTGTCGAGCGTCTGCTTAAGAAGTTCGCGGAACAGAAGGCCCAGGAGATGATGGCCAGCCGCCCCAACAAGCTGCCCAGCCATACCTTCGTTGGCAACTACCTCCAGAGCTTCCGCGTCAAGCCTCTTCCGGCCGGCCTGGAGGACTCTGTTGTCCTGTCCGAAGAGACCGGCAAGGGTCAACTGCAGCTTGGTCTGAGAGCTCTGGAGAAAAAGACTGGCGATGGCTACGAGGAGGCAAGAGCCGCCTTCGAGAAGGCCCTGGAGCTtggcgaccttggcgagTTCGAAGCCCTGGCTTACAACCTCCGCGGTACCTTCAGCTGCCTGCTCGGAAAGCACGACGACGCGATGACGGACCTGACCAAGAGCATTGAGCTGGACCCCTCCATGACCCAAAGCTACATCAAGCGCGCCAGCATGAACCTCGAGCTTGGCGCTCCCGAGAAGGCCTCCATGGACTTTGAGAAAGCCATGGAACAGAACAGCGAGGACCCTGACATTTACTACCACCGCGCTCAACTCCATTTCATCAAGGGCGAGTtctccgacgccgccaaggactATCAGAAGTCGATCGACCTGGACCGCGACTTTATCTTCTCCCACATTCAGCTCGGCGTTACCCAGTACAAGATGGGCTCTATCGCatcgtcgatgtcgacctTCCGTCGTTGCATCAAGAACTTCAAGGAAGTTCCGGATGTCTACAACTACTACGGAGAGTTGCTTCTCGACCAGGGCAACTTCCAGGAGGCCATTGAGAAGTTCGACAGCGCCATTGACATGGAGTCCAAGACGAAGCCCATGGCCATGAACGTTCTTCCTCTTATCAACAAGGCTCTTACCCTCTTCCAATGGAAGCAGGACTTCGGCGAGGCCGAAAAGTTGTGCCAGAAGGCGCTCATCA TCGATCCTGAATGCGACATTGCCGTTGCCACCAtggcccagcttcttctgcagCAGGGCAAGGTCACCGATGCGCTCAAGTACTTCGAGCGCGCCGCAGAGCTTGCCCGCACCGAGGGCGAGATCGTCAATGCTCTTTCGTACGCCGAGGCGACGCGCACGCAGCTTCAGGTACAGGAGAAGTACCCGAAGCTGGCGGCCAAGCTTCAGGGCATTGGCCCGGGTGGCATGCCCCGGTAA
- a CDS encoding Putative aspartic peptidase A1 family, aspartic peptidase, active, translating to MEALLQAQAKFKADKGLAKISAVPNENYKRHGTKSYVYLLNKFKFEPTKPGPYVQTRRMAQRGLAAPGFNAPVGGRVSMKQVLMKKAEDDQHGEVTAEDQQCDSMYLYEISIGTPPQKFKLDFDTGSSDLWVFSTELSSSLQGNHSIFNPAKSSTFKKLDGKTWKISYGDGSSASGDCGTDNLVLGGLTIENQVVELAGQLAPQFSLGTGDGLLGLAFSSINTVQREGSFRDPQTTPVDNMISQRDIPKDAELFTSAFYSERDGGKPRSFFTFGWVDAELIEASGEDVHWVEVDTAQGFWMFPSASASVNGKAIVRGGNTAIADTGTTLALVSDEVCEALYNGIPGSRYDDQQQGYVFPTSTTTKDLPEFRIAVGGKEFEVQKEDLAFAPAGDGFWYGGVQSRGSNAFDILGGAFLKSIYAIWDQGNTRFGCVPKMGKSQNLEPSSS from the exons ATGGAGGCACTTCTCCAAGCTCAAGCCAAGTTCAAAGCGGACAAGGGTCTCGCCAAGATTTCGGCTGTCCCAAACGAAAATTACAAACGCCATGGTACAAAGTCTTATGTCTATCTCCTGAACAAGTTCAAGTTTGAGCCGACCAAACCGGGCCCCTATGTTCAAACACGAAGGATGGCTCAGAGGGGACTCGCGGCACCTGGTTTCAACGCTCCagtcggcggccgagtcTCCATGAAGCAGGTTCTCATGAAAAAGGCCGAGGATGACCAGCACGGAGAAGTCACGGCCGAGGACCAACAATGCGACTCCATGTATCTCTATGAGATTTCCATCGGAACACCACCGCAAAAGTTCAAGTTGGACTTTGACACGGGCTCCTCCGATCTCTGG GTCTTTTCGACCGAGCTCAGCAGCTCCCTCCAGGGCAACCACAGCATCTTCAACCCCGCCAAGTCCTCGACGTTCAAGAAGCTCGATGGCAAGACGTGGAAGATCTCgtacggcgacggcagctcggcctcgggcgatTGCGGCACCGacaacctcgtcctcggcggaCTGACGATCGAGAATCAGGTAGTCGAGCTCGCCGGGCAGCTCGCGCCGCAGTTCTCGCTGGGCACgggcgacggccttcttggccttgctTTCAGCTCCATCAACACAGTGCAGCGCGAGGGTAGTTTCCGTGACCCGCAGACCACGCCCGTCGATAACATGATCTCGCAGCGCGACATCCCTAAGGACGCGGAGCTTTTCACGTCGGCCTTTTACAGCGAGCGCGACGGTGGCAAGCCGCGTTCGTTTTTCACGTTCGGATGGGTCGATGCGGAACTAATCGAGGCGTCCGGGGAGGATGTTCACTGGGTGGAAGTTGATACGGCGCAGGGGTTCTGGATGTtcccgtcggcatcggcgagcgtcaacggcaaggccATCGTGCGGGGCGGGAACACGGCTATTGCGGACACGGGGACAACGCTGGCTCTCGTTTCGGACGAGGTCTGCGAGGCGCTGTACAACGGAATTCCCGGCTCTAGGTATGACGATCAGCAGCAGGGCTATGTATTCCCAACCAGCACTACGACGAAAGATTTGCCCGAGTTCAGGATCGCCGTCGGTGGCAAGGAGTTTGAGGTCCAGAAGGAGGACTTGGCATTCGCGCCGGCCGGTGACGGGTTTTGGTACGGAGGTGTGCAGTCTAGGGGCTCCAACGCGTTCGACATTCTGGGCGGTGCGTTCTTGAAGTCGATTTATGCG ATCTGGGATCAAGGGAACACGAGGTTCGGATGCGTGCCCAAGATGGGGAAATCACAAAACCTGGAACCTTCGTCTTCCTGA
- a CDS encoding Putative Btz domain, protein MLN51 plant codes for MAAPPRRRKIGHRRRIEDEEDGEGGPDQLELDDDSLTEGSVISDDHDHGNDSDTSNIDEASPVTPNPRKSAGNGSAKPAARNASTLGPQRADKAVADADEMLQGLSVNDHPEPAQQGQLDAATSPPKSSAPLVVSSHSSRPTEPVNERRRREHEEYKRRRDEDPAFVPNRGAFFMHDHRHAGPAANGFRPFGRGRGRGRGGGIGGPYAPMKYAQQELSRRHPANPSSQLHSPTDPITSGQWAHDMHEAVTEPPPSRQPRHLPVDTEGPANGNGFIPTCPSNPTPINRTLSTERHIGNVQVRVSLPAVGRAPSAYGMPVKQYTKLPDHRPPLRRDKPVRISLPDNPPKYIFPAVDRSFIFIPRAMRPNQQRTRGKPRSGGLGSIGGFSRRTSVFGGSFYGSAYSPSVALSRRSSLAPDGRDYMFSPTGSVMSRAPIPVENPRPVVRLPPANYPNQPFVGQDGYPMHMPMQPNEPSINDLPQPQTHPLPQKPAFQENRSNQIPMHQPRPQKAVSVTNIESPTLNQGPQAFQQAFHQQVPVQVSNGHPQDGHSRQPSYPTQHSTGTPLSQIPERAIHAAPFQPNSFQQQSFYNQPYPMMQQQQQPYYYPGQYSGNNMPPSATAPSFVPSGQPGQGQGFPQQAQPDPAAAQANGQPPNGPNLVAQEVNGMVYYYDAIQMPPMNAYQGYQAPPPQFGSGVGNMGGMVTPSPDGFYYQQPTPGMVYYSQ; via the coding sequence ATGGCAGCCCCTCCTCGACGTAGAAAGATTGGTCATAGAAGAcgcatcgaggacgaggaagatggagaaggtGGTCCCGAccagctcgagctcgatgacGACTCTCTGACCGAGGGTTCCGTCATCAGCGATGACCACGATCACGGTAACGACAGCGATACCAGCAACATCGATGAGGCTTCTCCTGTCACCCCCAACCCTAGGAAGTCGGCTGGGAATGGAAGTGCGAAACCTGCTGCCCGGAATGCCTCGACCTTGGGTCCCCAGAGGGCCGACAAGGCTGTGGCTGATGCCGACGAGATGCTCCAAGGTCTATCTGTCAACGACCATCCCGAGCCCGCCCAGCAGGggcagctcgacgccgctaCATCCCCGCCCAAGTCGTCTGCCCCTCTCGTCGTGAGCTCACACTCGTCACGCCCAACTGAGCCCGTCAAtgaacgtcgtcgtcgggagCACGAGGAATACAAACGGAGAAGGGATGAGGACCCCGCCTTCGTTCCCAACAGAGGGGCCTTCTTCATGCACGACCATCGCCATGCCGGTCCTGCTGCCAATGGCTTCCGACCGTTCgggagaggacgaggccgtggccGCGGTGGAGGCATCGGCGGCCCTTACGCACCGATGAAGTACGCCCAACAAGAGCTTTCTCGTCGTCACCCGGCTAACCCGAGCAGCCAACTGCACAGCCCGACCGACCCCATAACGAGTGGCCAGTGGGCACATGATATgcacgaggccgtcaccgAACCCCCGCCCTCGAGGCAACCCAGGCACTTGCCCGTTGATACTGAAGGTCCTGCCAACGGTAATGGCTTTATCCCAACCTGCCCGTCCAATCCCACCCCTATCAACAGGACACTGTCAACCGAACGACACATCGGCAATGTACAGGTCAGAGTGTCCCTCCCCGCCGTAGGCAGAGCTCCGTCCGCCTATGGAATGCCCGTCAAACAGTACACCAAGCTTCCGGATCACCGACCGCCCCTTCGTCGTGACAAGCCTGTTCGCATCTCCTTGCCCGACAACCCGCCCAAGTACATCTTCCCTGCCGTCGACCGCTCCTTCATATTCATCCCCCGTGCGATGCGACCCAATCAGCAGCGGACGCGAGGCAAACCTCGTTCCGGTGGTCTCGGCTCCATCGGTGGGTTCTCTAGACGGACCAGCGTCTTCGGCGGAAGCTTCTACGGCAGTGCCTATTCTCCCAGCGTTGCCCTTAGTCGGCGCTCCTCACTAGCACCGGACGGACGGGATTATATGTTCTCGCCCACGGGCTCCGTCATGTCGCGAGCTCCGATTCCTGTCGAGAACCCCCGGCCGGTCGTCCGCCTGCCGCCTGCGAACTACCCTAACCAGCCATTCGTCGGGCAGGACGGCTACCCCATGCACATGCCGATGCAGCCGAATGAGCCGTCCATCAACGATTTGCCGCAGCCGCAGACGCACCCGTTGCCCCAAAAGCCTGCCTTCCAGGAGAACCGCTCGAACCAGATACCCATGCACCAGCCTCGTCCTCAAAAGGCCGTCTCGGTCACCAATATCGAATCGCCGACCCTCAATCAAGGTCCGCAAGCCTTCCAGCAAGCATTCCACCAGCAGGTCCCCGTGCAGGTCTCCAATGGCCATCCTCAGGACGGCCACTCACGGCAGCCGTCATACCCTACGCAGCATTCTACTGGCACACCTTTATCCCAAATCCCGGAGAGAGCCATTCATGCTGCCCCTTTCCAGCCGAACAGCTTCCAGCAGCAGAGCTTCTACAACCAGCCCTACCCCatgatgcagcagcagcaacagccgtACTATTATCCCGGACAGTACAGCGGCAACAACATGCCTCCGTCAGCCACGGCTCCGTCGTTCGTTCCTTCAGGACAGCCGGGCCAGGGCCAGGGTTTCCCTCAACAAGCCCAGCCGGACCCTGCGGCTGCGCAAGCAAACGGACAGCCACCTAACGGACCCAACTTGGTAGCCCAAGAGGTCAACGGCATGGTATACTACTACGATGCCATTCAGATGCCGCCCATGAACGCCTACCAGGGTTACCAGGCCCCGCCTCCACAGTTTGGCTCTGGTGTCGGCAacatgggcggcatggtgACGCCGAGCCCCGACGGGTTCTACTACCAACAACCAACCCCTGGCATGGTGTACTACTCGCAATAG
- a CDS encoding Putative Zinc finger, ZZ-type, immunoglobulin-like, Next to BRCA1, central domain-containing protein, with amino-acid sequence MATSSATSPDTQVTLKINFDGMTRRHKLPLRDMGPSTLEDRVRSLLALSSDANVVLERYSDSAGSYITLDKQNVSVYKQLYRAAKAKQKLKLRVSKLSEEKMAPRPVSVEDVPESSIPKIEEEQKPEVAMAQPLVDLRQSSDLDLEPKKELPTTDTGLDFEASILASLMSRHARINEEETPAASADIPVSEGVTARNQWFANVAAAESAPQRASWGRCPALMHPNTNFAVCCNSCDQTVPDAHYHCSTCDDGDFDLCQNCVDQGITCYGADHWLIKRVVKNGQIMNSTTETIAPKPKAKVEEPAQLPAKVPANISELLRPVFNSAMYSMRTCNCCVTELPESSFLHCTACEDFDLCHACFEKDLHGHNPKHPFVTAVEGTHVPSHIQVKLAPGRNQSHNAICDGCDKYITGVRHKCLDCPDWDYCADCIVNSKFVHPNHRFVPIYEPLEEVRSRALARSTHFGICCDGPLCARAHSAPTYIAGVRYKCTVCHDTDFCANCEASPANTHNKTHPLVKFKTPVRHVTVTTTGERGDGQRMQQMGDRNVRRTSSRSTETTANASINVPQTVVDVKPTEPAVKQEAVEEISEPASKPIIKEEVVDKTPEPELEVKKEIIEEKPAPIVEKALTEQDLQAVFVRDTVADGTGLPPNHVFEQTWVLRNDGDVAWPAGCSVKFVGGDYMGHVDSNHPAGISELVSASESTVCYAPLAPGQEFAFNVLLRTPAREGKIISYWRLTTKDGLKFGHRLWCDVSVQIPKPIAEEPKEEIEEPKESHVEMQSSNMIFPKLEKESPVSSIYQEVKSEFVPTTSSEAEEFEDCGEEDEWDASDDGFMTDEEYDILDASDEEFLEEQQRRLRK; translated from the exons ATGGCGACCTCATCAGCAACATCGCCAGACACGCAGGTCACCTTGAAGATCAACTTCGACGGCATGACTCGTCGTCACAAGCTTCCGTTGCGTGACATGGGGCCCAGCACCCTTGAGGATAGG GTCCGCTCTCTCCTTGCTCTCTCTTCCGACGCCAACGTCGTACTTGAGAGATATTCTGACTCGGCTGGTTCGTACATCACCCTCGACAAGCAAAACGTATCAGTCTACAAGCAACTTTACCGAGCCGCCAAGGCAAAGCAAAAGCTCAAGCTACGCGTCTCCAAGCTGTCCGAGGAGAAAATGGCTCCAAGGCCTGTGTCCGTGGAGGATGTTCCAGAGTCCAGCATCCccaagatcgaggaggaaCAGAAGCCCGAAGTCGCTATGGCACAGCCCCTGGTCGACCTGAGGCAATCTAGCGATCTCGACTTAGAGCCCAAGAAGGAACTGCCGACCACCGACACTGGCCTTGACTTTGAGGCTTCCATCCTCGCCTCTCTCATGAGCAGACATGCCAGAATCAACGAGGAAGAGACGCCGGCAGCCTCGGCCGATATCCCCGTTTCTGAGGGCGTCACGGCTCGTAACCAGTGGTTTGCCAACGTCGCCGCTGCTGAGAGCGCACCCCAACGCGCTTCTTGGGGTCGCTGCCCCGCTTTGATGCACCCCAACACCAACTTCGCCGTGTGCTGCAACAGCTGCGACCAGACAGTTCCCGATGCTCACTACCACTGCTCTACCTGCGATGATGGTGATTTCGACCTGTGCCAAAATTGCGTCGACCAAGGCATCACCTGCTACGGCGCCGACCATTGGCTCATCAAGAGAGTTGTCAAGAACGGTCAAATCATGAACAGCACCACGGAGACCATTgcccccaagcccaaggcTAAGGTCGAGGAGCCTGCACAACTGCCTGCCAAGGTGCCCGCCAACATCAGTGAACTCCTCCGTCCCGTGTTCAACAGCGCGATGTATAGCATGCGCACTTGCAACTGCTGTGTGACGGAGCTGCCCGAGTCTAGCTTCCTTCACTGCACAGCTTGCGAGGACTTCGATTTGTGCCACGCATGCTTCGAAAAGGACCTTCATGGCCACAACCCCAAACACCCCTTCGTCACCGCCGTTGAGGGGACTCATGTCCCCAGCCATATTCAGGTTAAGTTGGCCCCCGGCCGTAACCAGAGCCACAACGCCATTTGCGACGGCTGCGACAAGTACATCACTGGTGTCCGCCACAAGTGCCTCGACTGCCCTGACTGGGACTACTGCGCGGACTGCATCGTGAACTCCAAGTTCGTTCACCCTAATCATCGCTTCGTTCCCATTTACGAGCCTCTCGAGGAGGTCCGCAGCCGCGCCCTGGCCCGTTCTACCCACTTTGGCATTTGCTGCGACGGCCCTCTGTGCGCCCGCGCTCACAGTGCACCGACCTACATTGCCGGTGTCCGATACAAGTGCACTGTGTGCCACGACACCGACTTTTGCGCTAACTGCGAGGCTAGTCCTGCTAACACTCACAACAAGACGCATCCTCTTGTCAAATTCAAGACGCCAGTCCGTCACGTCACTGTTACCACCACTGGCGAGCGGGGAGACGGCCAGCGTATGCAGCAGATGGGTGACCGCAACGTTCGTCGCACTAGCTCCCGCTCCACAGAGACTACTGCGAACGCTTCTATCAACGTTCCTCAGACTGTCGTCGATGTGAAGCCCACAGAGCCGGCAGTCAAGCAGGAGGCAGTTGAGGAGATTTCCGAGCCCGCTTCCAAGCCcatcatcaaggaggaggttgtCGACAAGACACCTGAGCCCGAGCTTGAGGTCAAGAAAGAGATCATTGAAGAGAAGCCTGCTCCCATTGTCGAAAAGGCTCTTACCGAGCAAGATCTTCAGGCTGTATTTGTCCGTGACACGGTCGCCGATGGCACCGGCCTCCCACCCAACCACGTGTTTGAGCAAACCTGGGTTCTCCGCAACGATGGCGACGTTGCGTGGCCCGCCGGATGTTCTGTTAAGTTCGTCGGGGGCGACTACATGGGCCACGTCGATTCGAACCACCCTGCCGGCATCTCCGAGCTCGTCTCTGCTTCCGAGTCCACCGTCTGCTATGCGCCTCTCGCTCCTGGTCAGGAGTTCGCCTTCAATGTTTTGCTGCGCACGCCTGCCCGTGAGGGTAAGATCATCTCCTACTGGCGCCTGACGACCAAGGATGGTCTCAAGTTTGGTCACAGGCTGTGGTGTGATGTCAGCGTGCAGATCCCCAAGCCTATCGCTGAGGAGCCTAAggaggagattgaggagCCTAAGGAATCTCATGTGGAGATGCAGAGCAGCAACATGATCTTCCCTAAGCTTGAGAAGGAATCGCCGGTGTCCAGCATCTACCAGGAGGTCAAGTCTGAGTTCGTCCCCACCACGAGCTCCGAGGCGGAAGAGTTTGAGGATTGtggggaggaagacgagTGGGATGCCTCTGATGATGGCTTCATGACTGACGAGGAGtacgacatcctcgacgcctcggacgaggagttccttgaggagcagcagcgcaGGCTGAGGAAGTGA
- a CDS encoding Putative endoplasmic reticulum vesicle transporter translates to MMNGWDEKHHLDDDSFGAKGNIVSAFDAFPKAKPQYVTRTSGGGKWTVAMTVISVFLFWTEVGRWWRGSETHTFAVEKGIGHEMQINLDIVVRMHCDDLHINVQDAAGDRILAGSMLKRDKTNWSQWVDSKGIHRLGRDSKGKIVTGAGWQEEEGFGEEHVHDIVSLGKKKAKWGKTPRLWGDGDSCRVYGSLDVNRVQGDFHITARGHGYMEFGEHLDHAAFNFSHIVSELSFGPFYPSLVNPLDRTVNLARINFHKFQYYLSIVPTVYTVGKSASSSNTIFTNQYAVTEQSKETDDHNIPGIFFKYDIEPILLSVEESRDGFLQFLMKIVNVVSGVLVAGHWGYTLTEWYKEVMGRRRREKNEGFIGSKNSEYDQ, encoded by the exons ATGATGAACGGGTGGGACGAGAAGCACCATCTTGACGATGATTCCTTTGGGGCAAAGGGGAACATTGTCAGCGCATTTGACGCCTTTC CTAAGGCGAAACCGCAATATGTCACGCGAACTTCGGGAGGCGGCAAGTGGACTGTTGCCATGACAGTCATATCAGTCTTTCTCTTCTGGACCGAAGTCGGCCGCTGGTGGCGCGGCTCTGAGACCCATACtttcgccgtcgagaagggcaTCGGACACGAGATGCAAATCAACTTGGACATTGTCGTGCGCATGCACTGTGATGATCTCCACATCAACGTACAGGATGCAGCGGGTGATCGCATCCTCGCGGGCAGCATGCTCAAGCGCGACAAGACGAACTGGTCGCAGTGGGTTGACAGCAAGGGGATTCATCGTCTGGGAAGAGATAGCAAAGGCAAAATCGTAACGGGCGCCGGAtggcaggaggaggagggcttCGGCGAGGAGCATGTTCACGACATTGTCTCTCTcggaaagaagaaggccaagtgGGGGAAAACTCCGAGACTCtggggcgacggcgacagtTGCCGCGTCTACGGCAGTTTGGACGTGAACAGAGTGCAGGGCGATTTCCACATTACGGCCAGAGGCCATGGATACATGGAGTTCGGGGAGCATCTCGATCATGCTG CCTTCAACTTCTCCCACATCGTCTCGGAGCTGTCCTTCGGACCTTTTTACCCCTCGTTGGTTAACCCCCTGGACCGCACTGTCAATCTTGCCAGGATCAACTTCCACAAGTTCCAGTACTACTTGTCTATCGTCCCTACCGTCTACACTGTCGGCaagtcggcctcgtcatccaACACGATTTTCACGAACCAGTACGCCGTCACGGAACAGAGCAAAGAGACCGATGACCACAACATCCCTGGCATTTTCTTCAAGTACGATATCGAGCCGATTTTACTGTCGGTCGAGGAGTCGAGAGACGGGTTCCTGCAGTTCCTCATGAAGATTGTAAATGTTGTTAGTGGTGTTCTCGTTGCCGGTCACTGGGGTTATACTCTTACTGAGTGGTACAAGGAGGTCATGGGCCGgcggagaagagagaagaatgAGGGCTTCATCGGCTCGAAGAATTCGGAGTACGACCAGTAG